The following are encoded together in the Lathyrus oleraceus cultivar Zhongwan6 chromosome 3, CAAS_Psat_ZW6_1.0, whole genome shotgun sequence genome:
- the LOC127128551 gene encoding gibberellin-regulated protein 4: MAITKFFASLILALIAISMIQTLVMAGNDQGGHLYDNKSKYGPGSLKSYQCPSQCSRRCGQTQYHKPCMFFCQKCCKKCLCVPPGYYGNKAVCPCYNNWKTQQGGPKCP; the protein is encoded by the exons ATGGCCATTACCAAGTTCTTTGCTTCTCTCATCTTAGCTCTCATTGCCATTTCCATGATCCAAACATTG GTCATGGCTGGTAATGACCAAGGAGGCCATCTCTATGATAACAAG AGCAAATATGGACCTGGGAGTCTTAAGAGCTACC AATGCCCTTCACAATGTTCGAGGAGATGTGGACAGACACAATACCACAAGCCATGCATGTTTTTCTGTCAGAAGTGTTGCAAGAAATGCTTGTGTGTACCACCAGGGTATTATGGTAATAAAGCAGTGTGCCCTTGCTACAACAACTGGAAGACCCAACAAGGAGGACCAAAATGCCCTTAA